The sequence atgtagtaaacctttgaagcaaaggttcggttaaatctttcaaaaattgcttcacacggagtactcggatgggcaaaaatcgctcgtatctgctcactttatctttgcacgaaaactctttgtattttcggacaaagaggggcagctgtgagcacgtgatttttgccctatatgagaattactcccaaaaattcaaaataaaataattttcctttgtgtgcaattttgagaattttcgtggcatttttggataattatttgtatttgtccgtgcatgttcatttgttaaattaataaaaaatacaaaaatatgtcgcatttgcatttaggatttgattctacaattaggagcaattaagtttgttttacaagaacaaaaaaatcataaaaataatatacgttgcatttttagcatttaatgtccaaattgtgtgattttatcgtaattgctatttaattgtgtgtaaattattattaagagttaattagcgttcttataaattaatttagttttataggctagtttaggatttttagaatttatttttatttaaagaaaaattaaagaagaaaaagaagcaatagaaataagaagaaaatcggactgggccaccttttaaattaaatcaaccaagcccaaaccaaataaccccttatccaacccaaaaaactccaccgggtcgacccgacccggttcgccccataaccccaaacaAACAACCCCCAttcttccattttcatttttcattttttgaaaaaggcCTAACCTAAAAAACCTAAAACCACCTGCCCCCTCTCCTCTTCATCTTCCCCAAACCACCCCCTTGCCCCCTCACCTCCATGGCAGCTGCTGCTTCACTCATcttcgtccaaacgaccaccctcccatggctgccttcttcttcttctctgtcCCCATCGTCCCTACGTCAAGCAgcgctgctgctactgcttcactCATCGTCGTTCATCTTCTCCAACTAACCCCCCTGCTTCTCCAGCTCTAAACGACCTCACATCCATGGCTgtccttctgcatcttcttcaccCATCGTCGtccaaacgtccaccctccatgaCCGCCCTCCCGTCTTCATCTTCCCCAAACGACCCCATCTCTTCTTTCTGATATTTTCCTTTAGGGTTTATCCTCTTCTCTCGTCTCTCAATGTAGTAAAATGGCTGCAGAAGTAGAATACAGTTGCTTCGTCTGTGGGCTCGCATGGGCTACCACCGATAGAACCTTAGCTGATGCTTTCGGTACATACGGTGAAGTTCTCGACTCGAAGATCATTAATGACAGAGAAACTGGCAGATCTAGAGGATTTGGCTTTGTTACCTTTAAGGATGAGAAATGCATGAGGGATGCAATCGAAAGGATGAACGGTCAGGAACTTGACGACCGTAACA is a genomic window of Nicotiana tabacum cultivar K326 chromosome 16, ASM71507v2, whole genome shotgun sequence containing:
- the LOC107823997 gene encoding glycine-rich RNA-binding protein GRP1A-like, yielding MAAEVEYSCFVCGLAWATTDRTLADAFGTYGEVLDSKIINDRETGRSRGFGFVTFKDEKCMRDAIERMNGQELDDRNITVNEAQARGSGGCGGGYGGGRREGGGYCKF